The Nicotiana tomentosiformis chromosome 9, ASM39032v3, whole genome shotgun sequence genome contains the following window.
GAGTGAGTATGTTGAGTTTCTGCATCTCCAGGTTCCCTTGGATTGTTTTGCTCCAATTTCTAAGTTTATCTTTCAAGGCTTTCAACTTGAAAGCCAAGATGTAGTCTGGCCTTCCTTCACAAGTAAATGAGTGCCACCAATTTTTTACCATGTCTTTGAATCCAACTGTCTTCAACCACCAATTTTCAAATTTGAAGTAGGATTTCGTTGATTCCCAGTTTCCACATTGAAGCAATAATGGGGTGTGATCTGAAGTCACTCTATGAAGAGTTGACTGTTTTATGTTTCTAAAACCCACATCCCAGTCTTTAGAGATCAGAAATCTGTCAAGTCTGGCTGCTGAGTTGTGTCTATCTCCTTTTCTCCAAGTAAATCTACCTCCTAACAGTTGTAAGTCCACTAAACCCATGTCTTCAATGAATTCTGAGAAATCAGTCATTGCTCTAGTGAATCTATTGCATTTGTTTTTTTCGGAAGGAAATCTAACTGTGTTAAAGTCCCCACATACAATCCACGGGCCATTGAATAATCCCCTAGCTGCGCTAACTTCCCACCAAACCTCTTCTCTTTCTTCTCTATCATTTGGAGCATAAACACTAGTCAAATGCCAGGTGAAATCCCGGGTTTTTCCAGTGAATTTACATGAAATAGAGTAAGATCCCAAGCTACTTATTTCACCATCCCAAATCCTACTGTCCCACATAAGCAGAATGCCTCCCCTGGTTCTGCTGGCTTCCAACTGTGCAAATTTCCCCCATCTGTTTGCCCATCGATCTTTAACAATTCTTGTGATATCACCTTCCAATTTGGATTCTTGAAAGCAGTATACATCAGCTTTCCAGGTCTTGATACAACTCTTGATCGTTTCCCTCTTCCTTGGGCTGTTTAGCCCTCTTATGTTGCATGATATGACGTTGACTTTCATTGATCTTTGATGATTAGGTAACCTCCCCTGCTTCTGGTGCCATTGCTTTGAAAATTGCTCCCTATATCCAAACTTTTAAGCTCTTTGAAACCCTTAGTCTTTGGAGTTGTTGCCACCACCAATTCTGCTTCTCCCTTGTTTGCTTGCCTCTTGTGATCTATCTTCATGAATAGCTGCAGAGCCTCCTTCTCACAGCCTTGAAAATCTAATCCAAACTCTTTGTTTAGCTTGATAATGTTTTGGTGAACCCAGAGTGGAGTGTCGAAACCTGGGTCCTTCTCTTCTTTGCATATTCAGTGGTTCTGCCTCTTCGATTGTCCAATTTGCGTCTTCACTTGCTTCAATAATCTGCGTGTTGTTGGTTGCTTGCATTTCTGTTGAGGAATTTTCTATCTCCTTGGTGACAGCCATGGTATCTTCTGCGTTGCTTGGATTAAGTTGGGTTACTGTGCTTCTCTCTTCTTCTGATGTTGAGTCCTCCAGGTTTGGATGTATTTCGTGGGTTGTCACATGTAGGACGATTGAAGAAGATGGAGAGATTGCGTCTATTTCTGCAGATAGTGGATCGGGTCTGAGATCTGTATAGAAACCCTTTAACAGCTTGGCCTCCAAAAGATCTGGGCCCAAAGGTTTTTTAAATGCTTCCTTAGGGCTTGGATTTAAAGGGTCACTTAAGAGTCTTGCCTTCTCACGTGACAGCACACGTGAGTCTTTTATAAATATAGATGTAGGTTGTACATCCCTAGAACAGCCCACATACCCTGTCCCTTCACTGAGATCTTGAGCCCCTCCCCCTGCTTTATTGTCTGCTGGTTAAAGACCTTGTTTCCACTGCCGGAGCTGAACCTTACCGGAGCTTCACACCATATTTGAATCGTAAAGATGATCCCTTCGCTCTCCACATCAACCACCTTTGGGTTTGCACCCAACCTCCACAATAATTGTCAACTTCTTTGAATACTTTTTGGGACCATAGGTGTAGAGGGAGTCCAACTAGTCTGATCCAAACCTGATCAAGGTCCTGGGTTTTTGAGATAGAGCTCGCTGTCGGTGACCACCATTGAAGAGAAAATTTGTGACGTTTCCACTGCCAGACCCCTTTGAGAATGTGTTCTGCAGTTATCTTCGACAAGAATTCGAAGAGGAAACGATTTTGACCCATTTCATAGATGTTGACTCCGTGTGTCTGCTTCCATGTGCTACTAGCCCATCGACGAATATCTGAGAGAGTGGGAATGTCAGAGATCTCCGCTGGAAGGCAACCTATCACACTCCTGGAGTGAAGTTCGTTTTGGGAAGAGTTGGGTTCACCTGAGATGCTGATGATACCATCTTTTTCCTGAACAAAGGCTTCATTCATTTCTCTAGTAGTCCATTTATTTCTCCTGATTGTTTCTGAATAGGGAAGATCTTCTTCTGTATTTCTGGGTGTAACTGTAACTGCCTTCTGGGTCTTGCATTTAATGAAATTTGAGATCTTAACTGCAATGTTTGTCCAACCCGTATTAAATGCCATTTCTGGGATAATAATGGTTGATCTTCTCTTGTTTCTAGCCTTGCCTTGCAAGCTAATGATACTAATATATCGTCCATGCTTGTTGTAGTTCCTCGAGCAAAAGAATTCTGTAAAGTGGTCTTGTAACTTCCATCTTCTAACTGAGTTTCCCTTTACTTTTGATGCTTCACTAATGGCATAGCATAGCCATTCCATCATGTTTTGACTGAAAAACGTTCTTCTGATCAAGTTGTGCCCTCGCGCTGTCCAGTTATACCAAGTCTCTGCTCTTGATTCATCTCTTGTAATGTCATACGATTTAAAACCCACCCTAAAATAGATTGTGTTATCATCCATCATAACTGATTGTACGCCTTATTAAGGCTACTAACAATCTATTTAAGGCTACCATTCACCATTCTATTAAATTGAAAGGCAACAAATGTCTTTCATAGCAGTAGACAACAAAGTTTCAtagcaaaataaaataaactgaaaTTCCAAACAAATGTCTAATAAGGGAGAGACATCGTTGTCCGTCCATAGGAAGGAGAGAATGAGAATGAGAAACATAGAGGTAAGACTTGAGAGACGCGGACAAAGCAATCTGAAGAGAGGTTAGAGAGAGACTTCGATATAAACTAAAAAAAGAAGAATCCGAAGAGAGGCAGATGAAATTAGAAGACTTAACCCTAAAATGTAAGTCTAATATTTATACATGTCCGTATAATTCGGATTTCGGGTCGGATTGGattaaaattataccaatccgaATCCGATTCGGATATCCGAACTTTTAAAAAACCTAACCCATATTCGATCCGAAAATCCGAATAGAGTGGATCGGTTCAAATTATCGGATATTCGATCCAAATGCACAGCCCTACCCGCACTCGTGTCCGAGTAACTTAGAGATTGATCATCTAAATCATAGATCATATAACAAACACATAGGTGGGGGGGAATCgccaatgaaataaaatagataatgAAGCAATTGTAAAGCTAAAAGTCTAGCGCTATAGATAAAGTGCAAAGTTTCATTACTCTGAATCGAGCATTATCCACATGAATGAAAAGAGGGATGATCTTCAAATGTTGGCCGATCTCATCCTAGGCTTTATGGAACTGGTTGACAATGTTCCATCCCATAGTCAATAGATAAAGATAGCTCCTATCCTGACAACTATTCACCAACATGTAAGACCTCCTCAATGCGTCTTCAAGTTGTTCTAATGGCTCTCAAGTTCGGGATACTTCTTAAGTTCTACAATTTGTAGCTGCTCCATTAAATTGCCGATTAACTTGAGATGCTGCGCGAGGTGCCTGCAATTCTTTTTCTGCATCCGAGCTGTATTTGCAGCTTTTACAATTATCCCAATTAGTTTCACTTGATGTTTTCCCACGAACCCATCCTCAATCCTGTATTACTTTCAAGTCGATTATAACTACATCCTTGTATCAATGTAATGACCACAATACGATCAACGACTCGTTCAAAACTTTAATATAATAAACTAACCACCGAGTTTTTCTAGGTTGATCTTTTCCTTCTATTGGACAAGTTAATCTCTACATTATCCCGTGCTTGCACAAGTTAGCGTGTAGTCAGTTTATTCAGACACCGTATTAAAATGTGGATGAGAAATAGCTACTCAGCCCGCATGTCCGCTCAAGAGCATGTAAGCTTAAAAATCGGTCAACGAGATCTCAAAGATAGTCAACAACCCATTGGACTTGTCACTTTCGTTTTTGACAAAGAAACAATTTTCAAGTTTCAACATAAAATTCAATTACTCATCAACCCCAGTTTATGTGGCCACTGGCATGTAGCTTAAGAAGAAACATGATATTATTTTTTAGACagattaaaaaagaaaatatacaaCATAAATTGGGACAACGGGATCAACTTGAAAACTGTTTCTTTGTCAAAAACGAAAGTGAGAGGTCCATTGGGGTGTTGACTATCTTTGAGATCTCGTTGACCGATTTTTAAGCTTACATGCTCTTGAGCGGACATGCAGGTTGAGTAGCTATTTCTTGTCTACTTTTTAATACGGTGTCTGAATCAGCTGACTGTATGTTGACTTGTGCAAGCACATGATAATTTAAAGGTCAACTTGTCCAAGAGAAGGAAAAGATCAACCTAGAGAAACTTATTGGTTAGTTTATTATATTAAAGTTTCGGGCGAGCCGTTGATCATATTGTGGTCATTACATTGATACGGGGATATAGTTGCAACTTGAAAGTAAATGGGTACAGACGTAGAGGGAATAATATAAGATTGAGGATGGGTTTGTGGGAGATCATAAGGGAGCTTTTTGGCCTTAATCCATTAAGACGATTGTAAAAGCTGCAAACACAGCTTGGATGCATAAAAAGAATTGCAGGCAACTCGCGCAACATCTCAAGTTAATCGGTAATTTATTGGAGCAACTACAAATTGCAGAACTTAACAAGTATTCCGAAACTCAAGAGCCATTAGAACAACTTGAAGACGCATTGAGGAGGTCTTACATGTTAGTAAACATTTGTCAGGATAGGAAGCTATCTTTATCTGTTGGCTATGGGATGGAACATTATCAACCAGTTCCATAAAGCTCAGGATGAGATCGGCCAATATTTGAAGATCATCCATCTTTTCACTTCGATGGATAATGCTCGATTCAGAGTAATGAAATTTTGCTCTCTTTATCTATAGCACTAGGCTTTTAACTTTACAATTGCTTCATTATCTATTTTATTTCGTTGGTGGTTCCCCCCACACCTATGTGAATTTTGGGTATTTTATAGTTATGTCTAGCTTTAGACCTATAATTTGCAAAATGAATTGATACCACAAGTAGGAATAATGTTATTAGAGGTCTACCTGAAGCATGGTTAACACCTGAAGTTAGGTGCAGTGCTGGTTGGGTGTTCGTCTCGCTTATTTAACACATTATTTCAGAAACGAAGGCTCTAAAATTTCTGCTTGAGTGCTCGCAGGTGCTATGTTGAAAAGGGAAATACTTAACCAGTAATATAGCTGACATATATTAATTGTGGAGGAAGCATAATGGATGACAACGTTAGTGATTAGAAATTTAATATAAGAAAATTGGTCATTATTTTGTAACAACTTAAAATCGCATTCTTACTACGAAATCATAAATTCcaaatgatttttttaaaaactgaGAAATCCCCGAGGGCCAGTTGCGCACGGTTCGAAACTTGGTGGATAATGGGTTCACCCCCTTACCCTTCACCACTTAAATACTAGGGGTTTTATCTGTGGCAGGGTTCGAAATCTTGGCGTTCGCTTTACCACACATCATGTGTTGCGCTCTTATCACTATCCCAAAGTCTCGGGGGCAAAATGTCAGACAACATGTCTCACCCGATtgcaaaaatttcaatttcttagTCCATATGATTCTTGTttgttttttaattattttttttgcatTACATGTtttttttgtgtatatatatattttttttcctgCGTCTTTTTTGCAATGCTTATATTTTAATGGGCTGCGCTTAAAGTTCCAGTAGACACTTTGCGCTTTATTATTCCCATTTCCTTTGACAACATTGAACTCTGAGCTAGCATTTCTTCAAAACTTGAGCTGGTAAAATTGGTTGAAGAATATAAATTGACAaagaaatataaagaaaaatttgCTCATCTGCTTTTGAAGGCTCCCTTAATTCTGAAGTACCCTGATTTTTCCCAGACTTAGGAGGCTTATGAAATTAATCCACTTTCTATTTCAAATAGATATTGAAAATGCCTACTGGAAGGAGGAAATCGTATACCCTGATTTGTCTGTTTAATCATACAGTGTGATAATGGTGGATGAAGCCCACGAAAGGTCTCTCTCGACGGATATCTTATTGGGACTACTGAAAAAGGTTGATCACCAAGTACTCTAGACTGGTTATCGTATTATCTTATCGTTTGAGTGCACTTAGTTTATTTCTTCTCTCTTAAAATGTTTTGTTTCCTGTGGCTTCCACAAAATTTAGATTCAAAGGCGTCGTCCTGAGCTACATATTATAATATCATCGGCTACGATTGAAGCAAAATCAATGGCTGCTTTCTTTAATACCAGGTTTGTTATTCTTGTGATGAGTGTTTACTGAAGCTTTATAATTctatactcaaaagtcaaaagtcCAAATCTCCTGCCTGCTATCTGTTGATGCAATTTCAGTTGAGAAGACAATCCCTACAGCTGATTTCTCTTTGCTATCTTTCTTTCATATATCTCCACTTTAAGATATATGAAACTTCATAGTGCTAGTTAGTTGGTAAATTAGTGAATGATGTTTCCTGCCTCTGTCTGTGTGCTTACGTAGGATCTTATCCATGCTATTGAGAACGAAGACAGGAACTCTATGATAAAGATAGAATTGACTTTTGAAGAAGCATGTGGTAGATTAGTTGAACTGCTTAAAGGAATGTTAATTTCATAATTCTTAGTTTGATACATTTGACACTTCAATATCATGAAGTAAGAAACCTATTATTCCTACGCTCTTCTGAGTAACACTTGTTAATTTATGCTTCAACTTTCTAGCAGCATTTGATCCTTTTCTATACATCATAATTTCCTTCAGCATCATATTCTTTCGTTCCAAAAATCAGTAATTGTGTTTTCATAAACAGCCACCTATCTTCTTTTAGTATCTAGGTTTAGTGTGCACTAAAACTTTTATATGTGACAAAATATTAGCAAAAGACGACGAGATCAGGAGCAAGGACCAATAAGAGAACCTGCTATTCTGTCAGTTGAGGTATATGGATTTGCCATACAATTACTCTTTGCAATCTGCTTTCTCTGCACAGCCAAAAATCAATAAAGTTGATTGACTAGACCTCTTAATTGAGTTACAACATGACTATAGAATCTTTACGTATTCTGTGAAACATCTAGGCAGCGGATTTCGTCTGGGATTTTCTTTGGTTGATTTGCAACATTACTGAAGTATCATCTTTACACTGTGATCTTCCAGGGTAGGGGATTTAATGTGGAGATATTCTATGTTGATGATCCTGTTTCTGATTACGTTCGGGCCGTTGTTTCAACAGTGTTGTCGATCCATGACCAGGTACACACTAGAGCATGACTTCTTTGATTAGTTTGGCCACATCATGCTCAAATGTAAATTTGAGACAAATTTGCAAGCGCATGGTAAATAAATTTCCAACAACCCATTTAAGTTGAGGGGGTTGGCCTAAGACAATTTTTGGGGCAGAAACACAGTTGAGTATTATGCTTCATGATCCTGTTTCATTAGTCCACAATGTGTTCCATGTGGCTTCCTGGAGTAGATGTCTTTGAATGAGACAATGATTGAAATTCGTGATGTCTCAAAATTTCTGCTGTCTTTTCTTTGATTTCATCAGGATTACTTTCCTAGATTTGTCTCTTCTTTGACTTGTAGGAGCGGACGGGAGATATCTTGGTGTTTCTCACTGGTCAAGATGATATTGATGCTGCAATACAGTTGCTCACCGAAGAAGCCCAAAGTAGTGGGAAGCAAGGTACTGAATAATTCCCTTAGCTATTGCTGAGTGTTAATAGTATTGCTAACAAATTATAGAAAAGTGGTTGTAGAGAAATACAGTGCCTTTCCTCaaagcaaaggaaaaaaaaaggataCATAGCAATTTTCTTGATTCACTTTTCTTGCAGGACTGGTTGCTGTGCCACTATACTCGGGACTTCCTCGAGCAGATCAGGTGGGGTAATGCATCATGCAGTTTTTAGGTTAAGATTTGTTGAACTTTTAACCAAATAGTTCTGTTTTTTCTTGATTTACAGGATCTTGTGTTTTCCCCTACTCCTAGAGGAAAGAGAAAAGTGATATTTTCAACGAATATTGCTGAGACGTCATTGACTTTAGAGGTATAAATCTGAAACCTCGGCGTCAAATCTGTGAGGCATACATGTTGATAGGTTTGTTTTCGTCACATTCCTGAGCTGGAATTTTTCTTTCTGCCTTCAGGGTATTGTCTATGTTGTTGATAGCGGGTTCTCAAAACAACGCTTCTACAACCCGGTACTTTGTTTCTCTCTGTTTGACTCAACTCTTTTTCCATGCTTTCTGATCAGCCTTTTGTGGTTGATGACATTGCTGCTATTTTGGTTAATTTCTGCACACACGTCGGTTTTGGGCCTCATTTAGTAGCAATTTTCCAAGTCTTTATCTGGCTTTGTGCGCCAAGAATCAGTATTGTCATATTTTACATGCATTACCTGTTTCCACATCATTACTCCTGAAGTTTGTTTTGTGTAAGCTTGAATTTTCCCTAAGCCCCCTCATTCTTCCTGTTGATCACTTTGCTCCTAACTGGATTGATTCTCTAAACATGCTTTTATGAGCAAACATGGAAGATAATTTAATCTGTCACTATAAAGCATCATTTTTTTTATATGTTGGACTCTTAACTTCTTCCGAGGAAAACTATATCTATTTTTTTGTATTGAGCTTTCCTCAATTCTGGTGCTTCAGTTTCTGGTAATTAGTGCATAAAGAATTCAAATTAACACAAACCAAAAGATAATGCAATATATGCATGTCTTGCCTGATATCGCGTTTTCATTTTGGATATGCTTTACATCAGATTTCAGATATTGAGAATTTGGTAGTGGCACCCATATCAAAGGCATCTGCTCGGCAAAGGGCTGGTAGAGCTGGAAGAGTTCGACCGGGGAAGTGTTTTAGGTAGGTGCCTTACCACATATAATAATATGAAACTTACTCGTAGAATCACCATGGAAGGATACATATCATTTCCTTATATTGTTAATTCAAACCATGAAGTTTCGATTTGATACAGAGCAAGTACTAATTTATAGCACATTTTATATGAATTAATGAATTGGCaccttacttttttttttctatcATACATCTTAGTTGGTGAATGAAATCACCTTATTCATGTCATTAATTATGTTTTTAAATGACTATGTTTAACAAGGAAGTAGAGGATTCTTAATTTGTCTCTAGTCCTGGGATACTTATAATTACCTTTCCATTTAAGAAATATAATTGCTGACTCTTCTATTTTTCTGTTCAGGCTCTACACAGAAGATTATTTTGCCAGTGAGATGCCTGTTGTGGGAATACCCGAGATACAGAGATCAAACCTTGTTTCCTGTGTCATCCAGGTATGCCTTTCTTGAACCATGAAGATGCTAATGCCGTGCTTTTTCATTATGACTTTTTTCCCCGAGGCATGGAGCTGTAAATATGACCTTATTAGGGAGGCCGGGTAGATCGTCTGTCCGGGAAAAATTTCATgcctggttttttttttttttgataaccgaGAAATCCCCGAGGAACGGTGCTCGATTTGAAACTCGATGGATAATGGACCCGCCTTTTTACCCtcctccacttaaataccaggatTTTGTCTGCGACAGTTTGAACCCCTGAGGCCTGAAGTGCACCTAACCTACACATCATGTTCTCTTACTACTAAACCAAAGTCCTAGGGAAAATTACATGTGTTATGTGTCTTTTCTTTTTTATGCTTGATGTGTTATTATTTAGGAACTAAGCATTATTTCCCTCATTCTTCTCAATCTTCCCACAAAAATGAAAGATTGGGAGGAAATGAGACCACTACACGTAGATTTTCCCAATGTGCAAAAGCTTTTACGCTCAACGATATCAAGTATTTTCTattctttcttccttttctttgttgTGACCTCCTTGTTTATAATCGTCTTTGTCCGTAATTTGATCTAACTCAACATTTGACTTCTAGGAAGCAAATAAAATAGTTGGTTTATGAATGCCGAAATTTCCTTTTATGATTTATTTTCTGTAAGACCACCAAAGTTTGCATTCATGAAGCTTCTATTATTCAATTGGGGGTAATATTCAGTCAAGAGAAAATCTTTTCGTTATGTAAGGGTAAGTTCTACTGTTGATGTAAACTTTAGATGCATCCAGGCAAAACTAATAGCTTGAAAAGAGATGCTGGATTTAGTGACACATTAAATGGTTTATTTTAGAGGGTGTCATATTTGTAATCTCTGCTATGAAAATTGAAATATGGAAAAGATTCCTCTGGTTGATCAATCCTACCCCTAACCGTTGCATCTTTAAATTCTAGTAAATCTTTTCCATCAACTACTCAACTTTCTCTTTTCTAAGTAGATATGTCGAGAGGAATTATTATGTTGCCTTTGCTATgatttttatcttttcttttcctttgtgGAGTCAAATCTAATCCGAGTCTCATCGTATTATTTCAGCCTGTCAAGAAATGTGTTGGATATTAGTTAATACTGTTTCTTTTCAATGTCCCAGTTGAAGGCCTTAGGCATCGATAATATCTTGGGTTTTGATTGGCCAGCATCTCCATCTCCTGAAGCGATGATAAGAGCACTTGAAATACTGTATTCACTTGGAGTATTAGATGACGATGCCAAACTTACTTCACCTACTGGATTCCAGGTTGCAGAGTTTCCACTGGTATGTTTCTAATCGGCCATCTCATATGCACCATTAAATTTCGTAACATGTTTCTTATTTGCTGTTCAGTGGAAACCTTTTTTCAGCTCTAGTAATATGACTTGCAAGTTGGATTCTTCCCGTCAAATTAACAATTCTATTAGCTTTTTATGACACTTCTCCCCAAACACTACCCCATCTTCCCCCCATTCTCCAATAAaaggattaaaaaaaaaaaatcatacaagAATAATGAGCAAGGAATATTTATGCATTGTTAAAAGTAACTTGTGATGTGGCCTAGCAAGTCAATAAAATGAGATGAAGCCATAGGAGACCTGGGTTCAAATCCCAACAAAGGCAAAAGAATGCTAGTTGACTTTTTCCTATTTGCCTAAAGTCTTAAGTGTGCAAAGTTATCCCTATAAGGGGTTGTTTGGTAGGGTGCATAAAAATAATGCTGAATAGGGTGTATTAGTAATGTTGGCATTAGTTATGCTGACATATTTCTTATCCATTGTTTGGTTTGATGTATTAAAGCATGCACAATTTCTAAAAGaattgtttgtttacaaaaataccctcaTAACCAGTCCATGtctttttaaaagaaacatatgttgagcaatgtttttatatgaaaagGTTTAAAacaaattatttgatttgtctaCCTATATTGTAGTATAGAACTGAATATTTATCTATAAAAAATGAAATATACTAAGTATTTATTTAGACAAGAGGAGGTTGCTCTAGTGATGAGCAaccttcacttccaaccaagaggttgtgagttcgagtcaccccaagagcaaggtggggagttcttggagggagggagctgagggtctatcagaaacaacctctctactccagggtaggggtaaggtctgcgtacacattaccctccccatacctcactagtgggattatactgggttgttgttgttgtatttatttatCTACTAGGGATATAATTTTATTCCCCACTTTCTTGGATTATTAGGCATAGaaagtttgaattaaaaaaataatagggAAATGAGTTGATTACAAGTGCATTTCAGTACGTAGTAGTAGAGTACATATTTATAAATTTACAATGAAGAAATTGGCAGAGTATAGATATAAATAGCGTGAGCAATTTAAGTATCAAACTTGCATTAATATAATAGCATATTTTAGTCAAGCATAAATTTTGAAGGGCAATTTTGTCTTTAATtaagctaatgcatgcattaaaacccattgcattgttaataccatggtttcctatgcattagttatacattaggataataccaaatatggtgtataactaatgcttgcataatTAATGCATAAGGTCAAAAAGTGTACCAAACAATGTATTATTAATACAcaaagctaatgcatgcattattttatctaatgcatcctatgAAACGACCTCTAACTGTGTTGGTGGAAGGTAGCAGGTACCTAGAGTAAATTAGACACCACCATTATATAACAAAATAGCAAGGGACAAGGTAAAATATGGAGGGCGAGTTGCATAGGTCTCATCTCATCTGTCAATATGAGTGAACCCAAGCCATGCCCCGTAATTAAGAGTAAACTTAGATGTTAGTGCAACTTCTTGTTGCCTTTTCTCTATTCCATTAATTTCACTATAATCGTTGAAAATACCCACCAAATCAATTTACTATGCTTCAAGCCCTTACTTGTTGAGGTCGTCTATATAAATTATTTATAGTCACTCCACTCTTATTGAGGTTGACTTCATTCCGATACTAAAAATTCAGGGTTCTCTAAAACTAGAGTTATCTGAATTTCACACATATTCCTATGTGGACATACATATCtctaacaataataaatagactCGTGATAAACACTTAGAGAGTGAGAGAATTCTTTAGCTCCTGTTGGATAGCCAATCGAGATT
Protein-coding sequences here:
- the LOC104085624 gene encoding probable pre-mRNA-splicing factor ATP-dependent RNA helicase DEAH9 isoform X2, whose protein sequence is MIACTQPRRLAVQAVASRVAEEMDVKLGEEVGYTIRFEDITNEELTRVKFLTDGVLLREMMDDPLLSKYSVIMVDEAHERSLSTDILLGLLKKIQRRRPELHIIISSATIEAKSMAAFFNTSKRRRDQEQGPIREPAILSVEGRGFNVEIFYVDDPVSDYVRAVVSTVLSIHDQERTGDILVFLTGQDDIDAAIQLLTEEAQSSGKQGLVAVPLYSGLPRADQDLVFSPTPRGKRKVIFSTNIAETSLTLEGIVYVVDSGFSKQRFYNPISDIENLVVAPISKASARQRAGRAGRVRPGKCFRLYTEDYFASEMPVVGIPEIQRSNLVSCVIQLKALGIDNILGFDWPASPSPEAMIRALEILYSLGVLDDDAKLTSPTGFQVAEFPLDPLISKMILASCELGCTEEIITIAATLSIQSIWIPVRGVQKELDEAKLRFAAAEGDHVTFLNVYKGFIQSNKSSKWCHKNFVNYHAMRKVIEVREQLKRITQRLGIGLKSCEGDMQAVRKAITAGFFANASRLEPFSHNGMYKTVRTSQEVYIHPSSVLFRVNPKWIVYYSLVSTDRQYMRNVITVDPSWLTEAAPHFYQKQMHSSIPQ